From Populus trichocarpa isolate Nisqually-1 chromosome 19, P.trichocarpa_v4.1, whole genome shotgun sequence, a single genomic window includes:
- the LOC7459200 gene encoding uncharacterized protein LOC7459200, translating into MSSAVVAGTTSTSCFATFSKNHSLKTTTPTSTKSFISSHYQKSNFQGLSLQDGKRGCSDIFMPNSSCSTLINVRTGLQVTARTAGAAKTIEVEVDKPLGLTLGQKSGGGVVITGVEGGGNAAKAGLKSGDQVLYTSSFFGDELWPADKLGFTKTAIQAKPDSIYFVVSRGAEVDVKRLPKRPAPPRFGRKLTEAQKARATHICIDCGFIYTLQKSFDEQPEAYVCPQCRAPKKRFARYDVNTGRAVGGGLPPIGVIIGLVAGIGAVGALLVYGLQ; encoded by the exons ATGTCATCAGCTGTAGTTGCAGGAACCACCTCCACTTCTTGCTTTGCCACCTTCAGCAAGAATCACTCCCTTAAAACTACCACACCTACATCTACGAAATCATTCATTTCCTCTCATTACCAG AAAAGCAACTTTCAAGGCCTATCACTTCAAGATGGCAAAAGGGGTTGCTCGGATATCTTCATGCCTAACAGCAGCTGCAGTACTTTGATCAATGTGAGAACAGGGCTTCAGGTCACTGCCAGAACAGCTGGGGCTGCAAAGACAATTGAGGTTGAGGTTGACAAGCCACTGGGTCTCACTTTGGGTCAAAAGTCTGGCGGTGGTGTAGTCATAACT GGCGTAGAGGGGGGTGGGAATGCAGCCAAAGCAGGGCTAAAATCAGGGGACCAGGTGCTCTACACTAGTAGCTTCTTCGGGGATGAACTTTGGCCTGCTGATAAGCTGGGGTTTACTAAAACTGCCATCCAAGCAAAGCCagattctatttattttgttgttagCAG AGGCGCAGAAGTAGATGTCAAACGACTGCCTAAGCGTCCTGCTCCTCCCCGCTTTGGAAGGAAGTTGACTGAGGCTCAGAAg GCTAGAGCAACTCACATATGCATTGATTGTGGATTCATATACACCTTGCAGAAATCCTTTGATGAGCAG CCGGAAGCATACGTATGCCCACAATGTAGAGCGCCAAAGAAGAGATTTGCACGATATGATGTGAATACTGGAAGAGCAGTTGGTGGCGGATTGCCTCCTATCGGAGTCATCATTGGGCTAGTGGCTGGCATTGGTGCAGTTGGTGCCCTGCTTGTTTATGGCCTTCAATGA